TAGATTGAGATACCACCACAAGGACAAGGAACAAGAGCACGAACAGCTGATAAGATATTCTCATAAAACACAGGGAGTTGTAGACCGAGAGGGAGAGGGTAATCAGAGACATCCCAGAAGACGCATGTTTCAACACCCTGAGGCATGGAGAAACTTTTGGTATGGGCATCGGGAGGTGGGAGCTCAATAAAATATCTCTGGCTATGCTTTACATCTTCATCTTCTTCCTCATGCTCTAGGTGGTCAAGTAGGTCAAATAGGTGTGGACAAAGCAACACTGGGATTCTCTCAGGCCCAAGAACCACATTGGAGGATACAGTGATTCCAAAATTACTTTGTGGTGCTTCAGGCAGTGCAAATAAAACAGGGAAGCCTCTGCTTGTCAAAGAAGCAAGCACCCTACAGATCATCTCTGTGTCTTGTGCCAATTTTGTGATGATCACCAACGGGGATACGTGATCGTCATCGTGTGAAGCCATTAAAACAGCATCCACTAACATCATATAGTTTATTTGATGTGCCTCTTCTTTCGAAAATCTTAAAATATTGTCGCATTCAGGACTCAAGAAATACTCATGTTCCAAGTCTTCCGAGAATATGTCCGAGTTACCGTAAACTCTAATATGTTCATTAGAAAAACCCCTTCTTGAAACAGATAAACCGAGAGACAGACAAATAAAACCAGGTTCCTCATACTTGTCGGGGAGCCATCTGTCGGCTTTCCACAATAAGTGTGTCCTCTTCCCTGCACGCAAAATAAACAAACAAACATTATGGACGATTAGATATCACCTGAAAGAAAGAGACAGAGATGGAGAGACAAGAGCTAGAGACAAAATATCTTACCCCAGACACTTGGCATGGTTCAGATATGAAGAACTCGAGAGAATCAAAAAGAAAAAAAAAAATTAGGGCTGGCGATGAGATCGTTTGAAGCAAGAGAGAGAATATAAAGCAATTTGTTAGGGTTAGGCATGAGAGTATTATATATATTACTTGACATATACCTTTTTCTCGAAAATATAATAGTATATGACAAACAAAGAAAAAAATAAAAGCACAGAAAATATATTAAAAATGGAAAATTTATAATTTATTGTGCATTATTAATGGAATTAATCTGATTTTTTATTTATTTATAGAAATTTGATAATTTTTTTTGTGTTTTTAATGAAGATGTGATAATTTCTCATGATTTTTTTATTTATAGAGATCTGATCATTTCTTGTGCTTTTTTACGAGTTGTGCTTTTTTATTTGACACTTAAGATTTCCATTTTTAATATATTTCCTTAACTTATTTCTTTCAAGTGTCAAATAAGTTATCATATTTTCTTTCTTTTTTCGTTTATTATATATATAATGAATCATATAAAGTTATTAATTTATAGAGTTATTAATATATATATTGAATCATATAATTTATCATATTTTCTTTCTTTTTTCTTTTTTTATTGAAATGTTAAATTTATATATCAACAAAAGAAAAACTATTTACAATACGAAAATGCTGAAGTTTTAAATGCAATACGTTAACTTAGTTTCTTCCAAAGCCATCTCTGCATCAGAGAGCTAGTAAAATCAGTATTCCTTGGTCGAATGGAGGAGATCCTGTTTCGTATGGTCCTATCCAGCGACTTCACAAGCTGAGCCGGCGAGCTCCACGAATTGTTATGCTTCGTCCATTGCGTTCTCTCCAAAGTAAGTAGACTGATCCTTGAAAGGCCAGCCGAAGCAGGCAGGAGTCAACCTTGTTACGTTGGGAAGATAGCAGTGTGTTCATGGTGATGTTCCAGTCCAGGCTAGGCCGAGGAAGGAGATATCCAGTGAGGTCGGTCCAGACAGTATAAGAGTACAGGCAGGCGAAGAAGAGGTGGTCGCGGGTTTCATCAGGCTCGCCACACAGCCTACCCTGGATTTCCCCCCATGCTCGAGTTCGATCACCTAATGAAAGCATGTTCCGCACAGTCGGCCACACTATGAACGAGAACCGAGGGATTGATTCCGAGAACCATATAACTTTGCTCCATTCAACTGCAGTTCCGTGCACTCGAAGTTGATCCCATGTTCTAGATGATGAGAACCAAGATTTGTAGTTATCCTCTCCATGTTTCCAAAGCACACGATCACCGCCTGCGCCCCCTACCTGGGGTGGGACAGAGTTGATGGCAGCTATCATCGCCCGTAGGTGATAGCTGCGACATCTTCTGATGTTCCATTGCCCAGACGAGGCCACGTCGGCGACTGTGGCATATCTGTTTAAACCCATCAACATGGTACCCGAGTCACCTGCAGTGTCAATTAGTTTTCCCATATTCAGCCAATTATCAAACCAAAACAGAGTATCCTTTCCGTTACCAATTTCAGACTTGAGGAACATAGCTGCTTCATGGCGGAGTTTAAAAAGTTTACGCCATATCCAACAGCCTGCTTGAGTGTCCTTTACATCCCAGAAACATTGATTATGTAATAGGTTTGTTCGAGTCCAAGCTACCCAAAGGGATCCTGAATTTGTGATAAGGCTCCAAATCAGACTCAGGGCAAATACTTTAGATGAATCAACCAGCTGTCGAATTCCCAAACCCGGCTCTTCCTTAGGCATACAGACTTCGTCCCATGCCACTTTGGCTTCCCCGCTAGAGTTTGGCGTGCCAGACCAGAGAAAAGCACTACACATGCTCTCGATCGTTTCAAGACAACGCTTCGGTAACCTAAAAACAGAGCTCCAAAAGTTCGTAATACTTACAATCACCGAATTTATGAGCTGCAGTCGCGCAGCATAGGAGAGAGCTCGGCTCATCCAGGAAATAAATTTAGATCGGATACGATCTATAAGAGGTTCATAGTCATCCCGTGTCATGTACTTGGTCGTGAGGGGAGACCCAGATACCGTATCGGAAGAGTATCAATTGGGAGGTTTAGTCGGCTCACCTCATCAAGGAAGCATTGGTGAACTGTTCCTCCCATGTAAATGGCTGACTTGGCTGGGCTTATAGCAAGACCTGACCAGCTCTCAAACTCGTTTAGGACAGAGAATATGCCTTGTAAGGAGCTAGGCTCACCATCAGTGAATACCATGATATCGTCTGTGAAGCTCAACTGAATAAGATTGATTTGAGCGCAAGTTGGGTGGTAACCGATATTACCTGCTGCAGAAGATTTGTTTAGCGCCAGAGAGAGTACATTAATGGCGATAACAAATAGATACGAAGATAGGGTGCAGCCTTGTCTCAGACCCCTCGCACTAGGGAAGAATCCCTCTAGTTCACCATTGAGTACTGATATGGAAAAAGCAGCAGTGGACATGCAGACATGTATCCAGTGAATAAATTGCTCTAGTATATGCATCACTCGAAGCGTGTCCTCAATAAAAGACTATTGGACCGTGTCAAAGGCTTTTGATATGTCCAGTTTCAGTACACTACGAGCTCCAATCGAGTCTTTGTGGTAATTCTTGACCAGTTCAGTGGCCAAAAGTACATTCTCCAACATGAGTCGCCCTTTCACAAAAGCACACTGGTTCGGTTCTATTAGCTTCGGAAGTAAGACCTTCAGAAGATTGGAATCATCTCCTCTCATACCCCTTTATCTCATATGACAATCTCCACAGGACCTCGTCTAAAATCATTATTGTTTTGAATTATTTTTAATGCGAAAATTAAGTTAATTACCTTTTTACCCTCTAAAACTATCCCTAAATATTTGTGATTCATTTTCTGTTTACTTATTCTTTTTTTTTTTTCTTTCTCTTCCTCTCTACGACGGCTGACTTCTTTTTTCTCTCTTCCTCTGTGATTTTTTCTTCTTCTCATCCTCTCTGTAATTTCTTTTCTTCTCTACTTCTTTGCGGTTTTTCTTTTTCTTCGTTCTTCTTGTTTATTCTTCTATCTTCTTCTCTATTAAATCAAATGATTAATTTCTTTTATTAACCCTAAAACTATATCTGGAAACCAAAAAAGAAAACATATCTACGGTAGCTCGCAGTGATGTGATAACAAACAAGGTGGCGAAAACGGAAAAGAGAAGGTGGCGACTCTACCTCAGATTTTTGGTTATGGATCTACAATCCTAGATCTACAATTTTATTTTAGGTTTTTTAGGGTTCTTCATGTTCTGGGTTTCTTTTAAATATATTTTAGGATTCTCATGTTTTATATTTGAAAGATTCTTGTACGGTTTGTGTTTTTATTCATTTCATCTTCAGATCTGGATCCAATATAACTGAGTATTATTGACTCAATTGAAAAACTAACTCAATAGTACTTAGTACTACAAAGTATAACCAGTAGAACTTAGTCGAATTCAGTATAACTAACTCATAAGTAGAATTCAATATTACTCGGTATTACTAGTATAACCAGTAAAACTTGGTATAACTCAGTAGTACGCATTATAACAGTTATAACCAGCATAACTCCATAGAACTCGGTATAACTACATTTAGTAATACTCAATATGACTCAGTAGAACTCAGTATAACTACAGTCAGTATAACTCAGTATAATCAGTATAACTTGTATAACCAGTATAATTCAGTAGAACTAAACATCAGTATTATCCAGTATAACGAAGTACAACTTAGTATAACTAAGGAAAACTATACGGTATAATATAGTATCTGAAATTTGAAATTTTGAAATTATGAAATTTTGAAATTTTGAAATTTGAAAATTTGAAATTAAAATTTTTTTAAAAAAAAATATTAATTTTTCAAAAATAATAAAATGACAAAATCGGGTTTACATGTTTCATTAAAGCAATAAGGGTATAGGAAATTTTAGAGGCCCATAGGAGATTGTCTCTAAAGAAATAGGGACATGGGAAAAGTTGGCTCAGACGATTGGCCAAGACCTTGGATACAACCTTGTAGAGGATGTTACAGTAAGATATGGGCCTAAAATCTTTCATAGTTTCTGCTCCTTGGATCTTC
The DNA window shown above is from Brassica oleracea var. oleracea cultivar TO1000 chromosome C3, BOL, whole genome shotgun sequence and carries:
- the LOC106334283 gene encoding uncharacterized protein LOC106334283 codes for the protein MPSVWGKRTHLLWKADRWLPDKYEEPGFICLSLGLSVSRRGFSNEHIRVYGNSDIFSEDLEHEYFLSPECDNILRFSKEEAHQINYMMLVDAVLMASHDDDHVSPLVIITKLAQDTEMICRVLASLTSRGFPVLFALPEAPQSNFGITVSSNVVLGPERIPVLLCPHLFDLLDHLEHEEEDEDVKHSQRYFIELPPPDAHTKSFSMPQGVETCVFWDVSDYPLPLGLQLPVFYENILSAVRALVPCPCGGISIYAYVDNDEFDYEDARVLITVVRNSPADKFSRLAKMTMDFLLWSIDNPADPHGTRGPNLLLISKLLQDDELNCLHKLDNLSTNGLNVFLTSEKIPRKVNYVHLLSWQDLSAVGKLKSREDTHY
- the LOC106329678 gene encoding uncharacterized protein LOC106329678 — its product is MVFTDGEPSSLQGIFSVLNEFESWSGLAISPAKSAIYMGGTVHQCFLDEVSRLNLPIDTLPIRLPKRCLETIESMCSAFLWSGTPNSSGEAKVAWDEVCMPKEEPGLGIRQLVDSSKDTQAGCWIWRKLFKLRHEAAMFLKSEIGNGKDTLFWFDNWLNMGKLIDTAGDSGTMLMGLNRYATVADVASSGQWNIRRCRSYHLRAMIAAINSVPPQVGGAGGDRVLWKHGEDNYKSWFSSSRTWDQLRVHGTAVEWSKVIWFSESIPRFSFIVWPTVRNMLSLGDRTRAWGEIQGRLCGEPDETRDHLFFACLYSYTVWTDLTGYLLPRPSLDWNITMNTLLSSQRNKVDSCLLRLAFQGSVYLLWRERNGRSITIRGARRLSL